A window of the Lolium perenne isolate Kyuss_39 chromosome 7, Kyuss_2.0, whole genome shotgun sequence genome harbors these coding sequences:
- the LOC127316995 gene encoding uncharacterized protein isoform X2, translating into MIQSCSYTVEVQVCGTGGNSTFYWEIVEGTSTNMKDLMSCIVGTFSFPFCSEDKILLEYFNCFTGEFISVSSDEECMKMYQIFHQNRSGQLIIKHCDSNDIVDVPCAPSNQTPSIALPSKPSNENGEDSVSLTDAYLANPHEEYEHVGVDEENQYSIGSAGLDSDDEIGEKDIPNNEYVEDSSDDEEWVAEDARPDVVLEIAYDKDNPPMHIGAKYPNIQEFRLAIATYAIKKEFEFKVEKSEPSRFRAYCRRGKTCTWRIHVGRLDDQETMEIKVHVEEHTCSSTKKKKKQRSASKAWVCDKVMDWVKEDPSVRPMELRRRLLDKYKIKIHYTKVFRGKGLAMAKLFGDWDDSFDKLYAWKAEVEKRSPGSIVAIDHMEYDQKKYFIRMFVGLKPLCDGFLAGCRPFLAIDSTHLTGKYRGQLATACAIDGHNWLYPVVYGVIDSETTESWVWFMEKLREAIGCPPGLAICSDAGKGIDTAIEQVFGYAEHRECMRHLVVNFKKKFHGKVFDDHLWPAAYSWTPRAFDYHMAAIEEKKASAIAYLNKYHNRLWSRSKYSTSSKVDYVTNNLAECFNNWIHKHKGLMLFQLMDKIRRKITVKHEKRRRVATKFQGRRILPSVMKELNDKSRGLDIDCERIDDMTAEVSESAALGGKRHITDLANRTCTCRAFQVSGKPCKHAISFITGIRGVTIEDFVDDYYSVAKFTATYAHVLPGLTDMSQWPSVKKDFILNPPILRRAPGRPKVQRHKSGAENSKSQGNKGQHQCPICKAYGHRWQSCKDAAPEALDAYAEVAKQKRDKRKKKSINTTTGTPLPLLQGPSDAIEDKVAKSTPSKKSTRSKVISAAHDSPAMSTRSKKRIAPNNQATAPPTKKKLKL; encoded by the exons ATGATACAGTCATGTAGCTACACGGTAGAGGTACAGGTGTGTGGCACTGGTGGGAATTCTACATTCTATTGGGAGATTGTTGAGGGTACTAGTACCAACATGAAGGATCTGATGTCCTGCATTGTTGGAACTTTCTCTTTTCCATTCTGCTCAGAGGACAAAATATTACTTGAGTACTTTAACTGCTTTACTGGAGAATTTATTTCTGTGTCAAGTGATGAAGAATGCATGAAAATGTACCAGATTTTTCATCAGAATAGAAGTGGTCAGTTGATCATCAAACATTGTGACTCAAATGACATTGTTGATGTTCCATGTGCTCCTTCTAATCAAACACCATCTATAGCACTGCCTAGTAAACCAAGTAATGAAAATGGTGAAGATAGTGTATCTCTTACAGATGCATATTTAGCTAATCCACATGAGGAATATGAACATGTTGGTGTAGATGAGGAGAACCAGTACTCAATTGGTAGTGCTGGTTTGGATAGTGATGATGAGATTGGAGAAAAAGATATACCAAATAATGAGTATGTCGAGGATAGCAGCGATGATGAGGAGTGGGTTGCGGAAGATGCTAGACCGGATGTTGTTCTAGAAATAGCTTATGATAAAGATAACCCACCGATGCATATTGGCGCAAAGTACCCTAATATTCAAGAGTTTAGGTTGGCAATTGCTACATACGCCATAAAGAAAGAGTTTGAATTTAAGGTTGAAAAAAGTGAACCTAGTCGATTCAGGGCTTATTGTCGCCGGGGCAAAACCTGCACATGGAGAATTCATGTTGGGAGGTTGGATGACCAAGAAACTATGGAG ATCAAAGTTCACGTGGAGGAGCACACATGTTCTAGcacaaagaagaaaaagaagcaaCGTAGTGCTTCAAAGGCATGGGTATGTGACAAAGTCATGGACTGGGTAAAAGAAGATCCTAGTGTTCGCCCGATGGAGTTAAGGAGGAGGCTACTTGACAAGTACAAGATCAAGATCCATTACACAAAGGTATTCCGTGGCAAAGGGCTAGCAATGGCTAAGTTGTTTGGTGATTGGGATGATTCTTTTGACAAGCTATATGCCTGGAAAGCTGAGGTTGAGAAGAGGTCTCCCGGAAGCATAGTTGCCATCGACCACATGGAGTATGATCAGAAAAAATATTTCATACGGATGTTTGTCGGATTGAAGCCTCTATGTGATGGATTCTTGGCTGGCTGCAGACCGTTCTTGGCGATAGACAGCACTCATTTGACAGGCAAGTATAGAGGCCAATTAGCTACTGCTTGTGCTATTGATGGGCACAATTGGTTGTACCCTGTAGTATATGGAGTTATCGATTCAGAAACTACTGAAAGTTGGGTGTGGTTTATGGAGAAGCTTCGTGAGGCCATTGGTTGTCCCCCCGGTCTAGCTATATGTTCAGATGCAGGAAAAGGGATCGATACTGCAATAGAACAAGTGTTTGGGTATGCAGAACATAGGGAATGCATGCGGCACTTGGTTGTGAACTTCAAAAAAAAGTTTCATGGTAAAGTTTTTGATGATCATTTGTGGCCAGCTGCTTATTCATGGACTCCTCGAGCTTTTGACTATCACATGGCAGCCATAGAGGAGAAAAAGGCTTCTGCAATAGCATACTTAAACAAGTACCACAACAGGTTATGGTCAAGGAGCAAATATTCAACCTCCTCAAAAGTGGATTATGTCACAAATAATTTGGCTGAGTGTTTCAACAACTGGATCCACAAGCACAAAGGTCTAATGTTGTTTCAGCTCATGGACAAGATTAGGAGAAAGATTACCGTCAAACACGAGAAGAGGAGAAGGGTGGCTACTAAATTTCAAGGTCGGCGTATACTTCCAAGTGTCATGAAGGAGCTGAATGACAAAAGTAGGGGCCTAGATATTGATTGTGAGAGAATAGATGACATGACTGCAGAGGTGAGTGAGAGTGCTGCGCTAGGTGGCAAGCGCCACATCACTGATCTAGCAAATAGGACATGTACATGCAGGGCATTTCAAGTCTCCGGGAAACCTTGCAAGCATGCAATCAGCTTTATTACTGGAATTAGGGGAGTCACCATAGAAGATtttgttgatgattattatagtGTTGCCAAGTTCACTGCAACTTATGCCCATGTTCTTCCTGGCCTGACCGACATGTCTCAATGGCCAAGTGTGAAGAAAGATTTCATTTTGAATCCCCCAATCCTTAGGAGGGCCCCTGGGAGGCCAAAGGTGCAGAGACACAAAAGTGGTGCTGAGAATAGCAAGAGCCAGGGAAATAAAGGTCAGCACCAATGTCCAATTTGCAAGGCCTATGGACATAGATGGCAAAGTTGCAAAGATGCTGCTCCGGAAGCACTAGATGCCTATGCTGAAGTAGCAAAGCAAAAAAG ggacaaaagaaagaaaaaatccATCAATACGACTACTGGAACTCCACTGCCTCTGCTTCAAGGTCCAAGTGATGCAATTGAAGACAAGGTGGCCAAGTCTACCCCATCGAAGAAATCTACAAG ATCAAAGGTTATATCTGCTGCGCATGATAGCCCTGCAATGAGCACTAGAAGCAAGAAGAGAATTGCGCCAAACAACCAAGCAACGGCCCCTCCAACCAAAAAGAAGTTGAAACTCTGA
- the LOC127316993 gene encoding phenylcoumaran benzylic ether reductase Pyrc5, whose product MASAAVEGKSRVLVIGGTGYIGRFIVAASAREGHPTAVLVRDPTPADAAKAAVLQGFRDAGVTLVKGDLYDHESLVSAIKSADVVISTVGSLQIPDQTRIIAAIKEVGNVKRFFPSEFGNDVDHVNAVEPAKSIFALKAHIRRAIEAEGIPYTYVSSNFFAGYFLPTLGQVGVTGPPTDKVLILGDGNVKGVFSVEDDVGTYTIKAVDDPRTLNKTMYLRPPSNTLTHNELVSLWEKKHGKTFERIYIPEDEVLKQIQESPVPLNIVLSISHSAWVKGDHTNFEIEPSFGVEATELYPDVKYVTVDEYLNRFI is encoded by the exons ATGGCGTCGGCGGCGGTAGAGGGGAAGAGCCGGGTGCTGGTGATAGGCGGCACAGGCTACATTGGCCGCTTCATCGTCGCCGCAAGCGCACGCGAGGGCCACCCCACCGCCGTCCTTGTCCGCGATCCCACGCCCGCCGACGCGGCCAAGGCAGCCGTCCTCCAGGGCTTCCGAGATGCTGGCGTCACCCTCGTCAAG GGTGATCTATATGACCATGAGAGCCTGGTGTCAGCCATCAAGTCCGCAGATGTTGTGATCTCGACCGTGGGTTCCCTACAGATACCAGATCAAACCCGCATTATCGCGGCAATCAAGGAAGTTGGGAATGTAAAG AGATTCTTCCCTTCAGAGTTTGGTAATGATGTGGACCATGTAAATGCGGTTGAGCCTGCAAAGTCGATATTTGCTTTGAAAGCTCATATAAGGCGTGCCATTGAGGCTGAAGGGATTCCTTACACATACGTGTCTTCCAACTTCTTTGCTGGTTATTTCCTGCCAACCCTTGGACAGGTTGGGGTCACTGGACCACCAACTGACAAGGTTCTCATATTAGGTGATGGAAATGTAAAAG GAGTATTTTCCGTGGAGGACGACGTGGGCACATACACTATTAAAGCTGTTGATGATCCAAGAACTCTAAACAAGACCATGTATCTGCGGCCGCCAAGCAACACTTTGACTCATAACGAGCTTGTCTCACTATGGGAGAAGAAACATGGGAAGACATTCGAGAGGATCTACATCCCGGAAGATGAAGTCCTGAAGCAGATTCAAG AGTCTCCGGTGCCTCTGAATATAGTACTATCAATCAGCCACTCTGCCTGGGTGAAGGGCGACCACACTAACTTTGAGATCGAGCCATCATTTGGAGTTGAAGCCACTGAGCTTTACCCCGATGTGAAATATGTTACCGTGGATGAATACCTAAACAGGTTCATTTGA